Proteins encoded together in one Anaerotignum propionicum DSM 1682 window:
- a CDS encoding TM1266 family iron-only hydrogenase system putative regulator, which yields METRVAIIGVIVEEVDSVEKLNNILHDYGAYIIGRMGIPYREKDINIICVVVDAPNDIISTLSGKLGKLPGVSTKAVYSKYSAKIEEE from the coding sequence ATGGAAACCAGAGTTGCAATTATTGGAGTTATCGTTGAAGAAGTTGATTCGGTTGAAAAATTAAATAATATTCTTCATGACTATGGTGCTTATATCATAGGAAGAATGGGCATTCCATATAGAGAAAAGGACATAAACATCATTTGTGTTGTTGTGGATGCGCCTAACGATATTATCAGTACATTATCAGGTAAGCTTGGAAAGCTACCCGGTGTCAGTACCAAAGCGGTATATTCAAAGTATTCTGCAAAAATAGAAGAGGAATGA
- the hydE gene encoding [FeFe] hydrogenase H-cluster radical SAM maturase HydE yields the protein MKELIDKLYLNKELKSEEFKALIQGRTPELAEYLFEKSRQVRMTHYGNDIYMRGLIEFTNYCKNDCYYCGIRKSNSKVQRYRLSEDDILICCQTGYDLGFRTFVLQGGEDSYFSDEKLVHIITSIKKQHSDCAITLSIGERSHESYLAFFNAGAERYLLRHETANAQHYKMLHPPNLTLASRKACLFDLKQIGFQVGAGFMVGSPFQTVDNLVEDLLFIKELQPHMVGIGPFIPHHQTPFAKEAKGSLELTLFMLGLIRLLSPEVLLPSTTALGTIDPLGRELGILAGGNVVMPNLSPVSVRNKYMLYDNKICTGDEAAECRFCMQKRMESIGYQVVVSRGDCISLQ from the coding sequence ATGAAAGAACTCATAGATAAATTATATTTAAACAAGGAGCTTAAGTCAGAAGAATTCAAGGCTCTCATCCAAGGAAGAACCCCTGAACTTGCTGAATATCTTTTTGAAAAATCTCGTCAAGTAAGAATGACACATTACGGTAACGATATTTATATGAGAGGGCTCATTGAATTCACAAATTACTGTAAAAACGATTGCTATTATTGCGGAATTAGAAAAAGCAATTCCAAAGTGCAACGGTATAGACTATCAGAAGATGATATATTAATCTGTTGCCAAACCGGTTATGACCTTGGTTTTAGAACCTTTGTACTCCAAGGTGGTGAAGATTCTTATTTTTCCGATGAAAAATTAGTGCACATTATAACTTCAATTAAAAAACAACATTCCGATTGTGCCATTACCCTATCCATTGGGGAACGGAGTCATGAAAGCTATTTGGCATTCTTCAATGCGGGAGCGGAAAGATATCTTTTGCGCCATGAAACAGCCAATGCGCAACATTACAAAATGCTGCATCCCCCAAACCTTACCTTAGCCAGCCGTAAGGCATGCCTTTTTGATTTAAAGCAAATTGGATTTCAGGTTGGGGCTGGCTTTATGGTAGGTTCTCCCTTTCAAACAGTGGACAATCTTGTAGAGGATTTGCTTTTTATAAAAGAATTACAGCCTCATATGGTTGGCATTGGCCCTTTTATACCCCACCACCAAACACCGTTTGCTAAGGAAGCAAAGGGTTCCTTGGAATTAACGCTGTTTATGCTGGGGCTTATTCGGTTACTCTCTCCTGAGGTTCTTCTCCCTTCTACAACAGCTTTGGGCACCATTGATCCCTTGGGAAGAGAACTTGGCATTTTAGCCGGCGGCAATGTTGTAATGCCAAATCTATCACCTGTTTCGGTAAGAAACAAATATATGTTATACGACAATAAAATTTGCACCGGCGACGAAGCCGCTGAATGCAGATTTTGTATGCAAAAGAGAATGGAAAGCATAGGATACCAAGTTGTGGTATCCCGTGGTGACTGTATTTCTTTGCAATAA
- a CDS encoding BOW99_gp33 family protein, whose product MKEKETKGKGKITHIMANGEVRDSVAGYLTSVDQLPEAARRLLSDMFQGKHQKK is encoded by the coding sequence ATGAAAGAAAAAGAAACAAAGGGAAAAGGGAAAATTACGCATATCATGGCTAATGGTGAAGTTAGAGATAGCGTTGCCGGTTACTTAACCAGTGTGGACCAACTGCCCGAAGCTGCAAGACGATTACTTAGTGATATGTTTCAGGGGAAACATCAAAAAAAATGA
- a CDS encoding recombinase family protein: MNEKYMVFGYVRVSTDNQLENYSIDEQIDRLTAYCKAKGWVLVKIYTDGGFSGGNTNRPALRQMLEDMKKADINAVIVYKLDRLSRSQKDTLMLIEDEFLSNNVDFVSINENFDTSTPFGRAMIGILSVFAQLEKDQITERFTMGRIGRGKAGYFHGGGNSPYGYDYVNGELLVNEYEAMQIEEIFDLFITGKSMNAITKIMRGKYENRNWTATAVRNALKNRIYIGKVQFKGIQYDGKHTSIISPEQFKEVQHLLYSKERENRKTTAQKSPFRGGYLLSSFIYCSRCGARYSANHGYYKCYSRSKSSKKFITDPNCKNENWNIVELDTLVVETIRELIGNKEMIHQLTSKIKPNKDDFVDTKKVNARMESINKQLSKLIDLYQVGTLPMEILTSKVEALVQEKNMLLERQNVKEDKIHTAANFIDTLNTFETYFETFDLDAKRMLIATLIECIKIDGKNVEIKWRL, encoded by the coding sequence ATGAATGAAAAATATATGGTTTTTGGCTATGTCCGTGTATCCACCGATAATCAGCTTGAGAATTACAGCATTGACGAGCAAATCGACCGTCTTACGGCATATTGCAAAGCAAAAGGCTGGGTATTGGTAAAAATCTATACCGATGGCGGCTTCTCAGGAGGCAATACCAACCGCCCTGCTTTACGGCAAATGCTAGAGGATATGAAAAAGGCAGACATTAATGCTGTCATCGTTTATAAGCTTGACCGATTAAGCCGCAGTCAAAAAGATACCCTTATGCTAATTGAGGACGAGTTCCTCTCCAATAACGTGGATTTCGTATCCATTAACGAAAATTTTGATACCTCTACCCCTTTCGGGCGGGCAATGATTGGGATTTTATCGGTCTTTGCTCAGCTGGAAAAAGATCAGATTACAGAGAGATTTACAATGGGCAGAATTGGTCGAGGAAAAGCAGGTTACTTTCACGGCGGTGGAAATTCTCCCTATGGATATGATTATGTAAACGGAGAATTATTGGTGAACGAATATGAGGCAATGCAAATTGAGGAAATATTCGATTTATTCATCACAGGGAAAAGCATGAATGCAATTACAAAAATAATGAGGGGAAAATATGAGAACCGAAACTGGACGGCCACAGCAGTTCGTAATGCATTAAAAAACAGAATTTATATTGGCAAAGTGCAGTTTAAAGGTATCCAATATGACGGAAAACACACATCTATTATTTCTCCGGAGCAATTCAAAGAGGTACAACATCTACTTTACTCCAAAGAAAGAGAAAACAGAAAAACCACAGCGCAAAAGTCTCCTTTTCGTGGGGGATATCTCTTATCCAGCTTCATTTACTGCTCCCGCTGTGGCGCAAGATATAGTGCAAACCATGGCTATTACAAGTGCTATTCTCGCTCCAAATCTTCTAAAAAATTCATTACGGATCCAAACTGTAAAAATGAAAACTGGAATATTGTAGAACTGGATACCCTTGTAGTGGAAACCATCAGAGAGTTGATTGGAAACAAGGAAATGATTCACCAACTTACCTCAAAAATAAAGCCAAATAAAGATGATTTTGTAGACACAAAAAAAGTCAATGCCCGCATGGAAAGTATAAACAAGCAGCTAAGCAAGTTAATTGATTTGTACCAAGTGGGTACCCTACCTATGGAGATTTTGACAAGCAAGGTGGAAGCCCTAGTCCAAGAAAAAAATATGCTACTTGAAAGACAGAATGTCAAAGAGGACAAAATCCACACAGCCGCCAATTTTATTGACACTTTAAACACTTTTGAAACCTATTTTGAAACCTTCGATTTAGATGCCAAAAGAATGTTGATTGCAACCCTCATTGAGTGTATTAAAATTGATGGCAAAAACGTGGAAATCAAATGGAGATTATAA
- a CDS encoding lantibiotic immunity ABC transporter MutG family permease subunit, with protein sequence MCIYSSLKSDLFKICHSPLLLIHFIVPIVGIVLFVWYYSISSWNEFNMLSAYIQILSVTFPVLIGIITSFLAESEQKAGGFQMLLSTATPKYIPHITKLIWLIIFGFCSSFLALVGFGIGFSLLGYTTFGFLFYIKTAFLLSISVIPLYFIHYIISFIGGKGYSLGLGIVGSLLSALLLTGLGDEIWTFLPWGICGRFSETLLISNLRNIDFLQFDGMIQSVVFILIFTFLFLITLLLLSNKWEGRKSED encoded by the coding sequence ATGTGTATTTATAGCAGTTTAAAATCAGATTTATTTAAAATTTGTCATTCTCCCCTGTTGCTGATTCATTTCATTGTACCTATAGTGGGAATCGTACTGTTTGTTTGGTACTATTCCATTTCTTCTTGGAATGAATTTAATATGTTGTCAGCATATATACAAATATTATCTGTCACTTTTCCCGTTCTAATTGGAATCATTACTTCGTTTTTAGCTGAATCGGAACAAAAAGCAGGTGGTTTCCAAATGCTTTTATCCACTGCGACACCAAAATATATACCCCATATCACAAAACTGATTTGGCTTATTATATTTGGCTTTTGTTCGTCTTTTCTTGCGTTAGTTGGTTTTGGTATTGGTTTTAGCTTATTAGGATACACAACTTTTGGATTTTTGTTTTATATAAAAACTGCGTTTCTCTTATCAATTAGCGTAATACCTTTATATTTCATACATTATATCATCAGTTTTATTGGTGGCAAAGGCTATAGCTTGGGTTTAGGAATTGTAGGTAGTCTGCTTTCAGCACTCCTTTTAACAGGATTGGGAGATGAAATTTGGACTTTTCTTCCCTGGGGAATCTGCGGAAGATTTTCCGAAACATTGCTAATATCAAATTTAAGGAATATTGATTTTTTACAGTTTGATGGTATGATACAAAGTGTGGTATTTATTTTAATTTTCACTTTTCTTTTTCTTATAACACTACTTTTATTATCTAATAAATGGGAAGGCAGAAAATCAGAAGATTAA
- a CDS encoding sensor histidine kinase, whose translation MEIRKKKTISIYRLFLEHLIGLSVAIIGLIMAFIIIISVSFQSGFVLPANYTDVKLNQLEETFIEDFDSTLLPPYCSYVVVDVNGKVFDSDMTEKDLNKTKSYLLSGNKSYYDFYKEITQMNGNIIIIQYDLLAHFRNPLLHKMIPYPELLMLLLLLGCVILFAVITASKFSKKLKQSLISIITTTEKIGNQDLDFDITPTQISEFNSVLNTIEKLKVALSSSLKEQWNKEQQKKSQLSALAHDIKTPLTVIKGNAELLEESGSSKENKELITYIQSSSDTIEKYLELLMSVVNNNSIHIDKNVISLRNFLHDVSTESVALCKTKNIVFQLKNTVKYDTIYVDGALLKRAIMNIVDNAVRYSDTNSEIDFTITENESYIIFHIADTGKGFSEESLKKATQEFFTEDTSRTNQHYGLGLSFAKAIAEIHQGILELKNQIDAKGAIVSIKILKNNS comes from the coding sequence ATGGAAATAAGAAAGAAAAAAACAATTTCCATATATAGATTATTTTTAGAGCATTTGATTGGACTTTCCGTTGCCATTATAGGTTTAATCATGGCATTTATTATCATTATTTCTGTTTCTTTTCAATCCGGTTTTGTTTTACCGGCAAATTATACGGATGTAAAATTAAATCAATTAGAAGAAACTTTCATTGAGGATTTTGATAGTACATTATTGCCTCCTTATTGCAGCTATGTTGTTGTAGACGTAAATGGTAAGGTTTTTGATAGTGATATGACCGAAAAGGATTTAAATAAAACAAAATCATATTTGTTAAGTGGCAATAAATCCTACTATGATTTTTATAAAGAAATAACACAAATGAATGGCAATATCATTATTATTCAGTATGATTTACTTGCCCATTTCAGGAATCCCCTCCTGCATAAAATGATTCCTTATCCTGAGCTTTTGATGTTGCTTTTACTTCTTGGATGTGTCATTTTGTTTGCAGTTATCACAGCTTCAAAGTTTAGTAAAAAATTAAAACAGAGTTTGATTTCTATTATCACAACCACAGAAAAAATAGGAAATCAAGATTTAGATTTTGATATTACCCCTACTCAAATTTCGGAATTTAATTCTGTTTTAAATACCATTGAAAAGTTAAAAGTTGCGTTATCTTCCTCACTGAAAGAGCAATGGAACAAGGAACAACAAAAGAAATCACAACTTTCTGCATTGGCTCATGATATTAAAACTCCTTTGACTGTGATTAAAGGAAATGCTGAATTATTAGAAGAAAGTGGCTCTTCCAAAGAGAATAAAGAGCTTATTACTTACATTCAATCAAGCTCAGATACCATTGAAAAATATTTGGAATTGCTAATGAGTGTTGTTAATAACAATTCGATACACATTGATAAAAACGTGATTTCTCTAAGAAACTTCCTTCATGATGTTTCTACTGAGTCAGTGGCACTTTGCAAAACTAAAAATATAGTGTTTCAGTTAAAAAATACTGTAAAATACGATACCATTTATGTAGATGGTGCATTGTTGAAAAGAGCAATTATGAATATTGTTGATAATGCTGTTCGCTATTCCGATACTAATTCTGAAATTGACTTTACCATTACGGAAAACGAATCTTACATTATATTCCATATTGCCGATACAGGAAAGGGGTTTTCTGAGGAAAGTTTAAAAAAGGCAACACAAGAATTTTTTACAGAAGACACCTCACGAACAAATCAGCACTATGGTTTAGGTTTAAGTTTCGCAAAAGCCATTGCGGAAATTCACCAAGGAATCCTTGAATTGAAAAATCAAATTGATGCAAAAGGTGCAATCGTTTCTATAAAAATATTAAAAAATAATAGCTAA
- a CDS encoding response regulator transcription factor has protein sequence MAKILVIDDDIAICKLIETALLRDGHIVITKNFATEVAVKDFKQIDLILLDIMMPQLNGITFCRNYRDMIDCPILFLTAKTMEQDVIEGLSVGGDDYIKKPFNVWELRARVNAHIRREHRDKHQSLILNDCVFDLSEKTVTVKNNLISLTKSEYEICELLARNKGQIFSLENILEKIFGFHSESDISSIRVHIKNIRSKFNAVIDCPIETVWGVGYKWK, from the coding sequence ATGGCGAAAATTCTTGTTATTGATGATGATATTGCAATTTGTAAACTAATTGAAACCGCACTCTTAAGAGATGGACATATTGTTATAACAAAAAACTTTGCAACAGAAGTTGCAGTAAAAGACTTTAAACAGATTGATTTGATTCTCTTGGATATTATGATGCCTCAACTTAACGGCATAACCTTTTGTAGAAATTATAGAGATATGATTGATTGCCCCATTTTATTTTTAACAGCTAAAACAATGGAACAAGATGTCATCGAAGGATTATCTGTGGGCGGTGATGATTATATCAAAAAGCCATTTAACGTATGGGAACTAAGAGCAAGAGTCAATGCACATATACGCAGAGAACATAGGGACAAACACCAGAGTTTAATTCTAAATGATTGTGTTTTTGATTTATCAGAAAAAACTGTAACAGTTAAAAACAATCTGATAAGCTTAACCAAAAGTGAATATGAAATTTGTGAGCTTTTGGCAAGAAATAAGGGGCAGATTTTTTCACTGGAAAATATATTGGAGAAAATATTTGGTTTCCATTCTGAAAGCGATATTTCCTCCATTCGTGTACACATAAAAAATATTCGCAGTAAATTTAATGCCGTCATAGATTGTCCCATAGAAACGGTTTGGGGGGTGGGCTATAAATGGAAATAA